The following DNA comes from Crateriforma spongiae.
GTTCGATGCGATAACCGGCCGGCAGTTCATTCATCAACGTTTTCATCGCGTCGCTGTGCCACACACGCAGCACGATGTCGTTACCTGGCACGCCGGGTAACACACGAGATGAAACTTCGATGGTCCGGTTCATGTTCCGCCGTTCGATCCTTTCCGGTTGCCAGGAGAACCGAAAGTCGGCCAACGATTCCAAAGGCACCTTTCCGGCGTCGCCTTCAACAAAGGATTCCTGTAGGCCGCGGACCGACTGTCGACCCTCCGGTCGCAAACGGAAGTAGATCGGGACTTGGTGATCGCCTTCACGAAACGTGGTTAGTTTTAATCCGGAATAGTAGCTGTTCAACGTTTCGGCGATCTGTGCGTTGGTCACTCCCGCCAAGGTGGCTCGGTCACGATCGACATCCACCTGAATCTGGTACCCGTTGGTTCCCCACGAATCGTGAACGTTCCAGGTTTCCGGTTGTTGCCTGACCATTGCCTTGACCCGGTTGCTGATGTTTCGCAGCATCGCCGGATCGGCGAATCCATTTCCAATAATCCGGAAGGTCAACGGATCGGCCGGTGGTCCGAGCGCAAGCTTTCGCGGCACCACTCGGGCACCGACGATGGGTTCGATGCCCAAGTCGGGGCGACCCTGATGACAGGCAATGCGGACTTCTTCCACAAAATCCGCCGTGTATTGCCAGTTTGTCGTTTGAACCAGGATCTCGGCATAGCTTCGGTTCTGCGGTTCCGGTTCCCACGTCAAATTCCAACGCGATCCCCCACCGCCGACCAGCGTCCGCATGACACTCAAGCGTTCCCGTTGTTCGCCAATCTGTTGGTCTGGCGACGCGGGGCTTAGCCGTCGAATCACGTCTTCGACTTCACGAGTGATCGCATCGGTTTGCCAGATCGTTGCGGTTTCCGGTAATTCGATTTCCACGGCGAACTGATCACGTGCCGCCTCCGGGAAAAATTCGGAACTGACCGGCAACATGAAGACTGTCATGCTGGCCATCAGCGTGAAAATCAATGTCGACCATTTGTATCGCAACGCGAACTTCAGCGAACGGCCATACAAACGTTGGATCGTCGATTCACCGGCAGTCGATGGTTGGGGAAACAGACGCCGAAGTGTTTCGGGCAATCGGTTCCGCAGCAACATGTACCAGCGAATGGGCGGCGATGCGGGCGCGTGATTCTTCGGTGCTCGAATGAATAGCCCCGCCAATACCACGCAGAAAGTCATGGCCATCAGCCAACTGATTCCCAGCGTCGTCGCCACCGTTACCGGCAAGCTGTACACATATTCGCGGGCCCCGCCTTTCAATGCGTACAGCATCGGAATGAACGCGGCCATTGTCGTTAGCGTTCCGACCAACATGGGAATCGCCAGTGTGTTGGCGCCTTCGACGGCTGCGCGAAACGGTGGAAGTCCGGCGATCTGATTGGATCTTGCCTGGTCACATACTTGGACCGCGTTGTCCACCAGCAATCCCAACGAAATGATGATGGCAGCCAAAGAGATTTGTTCCAGCTGGACGTACATCATCGAAATCATCGCCACGGATGTGATCACGACGACAGGAATGTTCGCCGCCATCACCAGCGAGGTTCGTGCCCCGACCACTAGATAGACGACCAGCACCACAATCAGGATCGCTTCGATCACGTTGACGATGACGTCGGAGATTTTGGATTCGACATTGATCGCTTGGTTGGAAATGGCGGTCGCCATCACGTCCGGGGGCAATCGTTGTTCGATCTCCGTCAGCTCGTCGACACGTTGCAGGCTGCGCTGGCAAATGTCGATGATGTTCGAACCCGACTGCATTGTGACCGCGACCGTTACCGCCGTGGTCGCATAATCACGATTGCCGAATCGACAAAGATACGCCGGCGGATCCTCATAGGATCGTTGAACGGTCAGTCCCAAATTGGACAGCGTGACGCTGTTGGCTTCATCGCCATCCTTGTCGCTTCGCACGACACTGCCGATTTGTCGAATTTCGTCAATCGCGTCGAACTCGCCGCCCGGTTTGACGGTGAAGAAACCGTCGTCGGTGGATAGCTGCCCGCCGGGCTTGATGATGTTCCGCTCCGACGCCAACCGCTTCAATCGTGACGTGGTCAACGATTGCTGTGCCCAATTCCCCAGATCCGTTTGGATGTAGACCGCTTCCTTCTGGATGCCGAATTTGTCCACCTTGGCAACGCCGGGCAACAACCGTAATTCGTCTTCGATCAGTTCGGCAAACTGTTCCAACTGACGCGGCGTGTAACGATTTTCCGGCAGAATGTCGGCATCACCGTCAAGCGGTTTTTGGTGGATGGCCAGCAGCAGAACCGCCGTGTCACCGAACTCGTCGTTGACGACAGGTTCGACGGAATCCTCCGGCATTTCCGCCTGTTCCACCCGAGCGCGGACTTTGTCCCACACGTTTTGAATGTCTGACGGGTGAATGTCGTCGTTCAATTCAACGAAGATGATCGACTGTCCCGTTTTGGATGTCGATCGAAGGGTTTCGACCTCCTCCAAGCTGACGATCTTCTCTTCCAGTTTGTCGGTGACCAGTTCTTCGACCTTTTCGGCCGGTGCACCTGCCCAACTGGTCGTGACGACGCAAACACGAATGGTGAACTCGGGGTCCTCGCGACGTGGCATCGTGAAAAACGTGATTGTCCCCCAAACCATCATTAAGATGATTAGCGAAAAGACGATCGGACGATATTTGACCGATAACGCTGACAGATTCACCACGATTCTCCTTTGCGAACCGTGACCACCTGGCCGTCATTCAAATAATGGACGCCTCCGACAATGATTTGATCTCCCTGGGTGATGGACTCCGGTTCAATCGCTTGGACTTGCACCATCGTCCCCGCTTCGACGTGATCGGGAAGAATCACGTTGACCTTCACGCGGTGCGCGATCTCTTGGTCCCCCTCGCTACGTAGAACGAACAGCGATGTGGTGCCGGATTCTTCGTGGATGCAGTCCAGCGGAACGAAAAATCCGTCTTCTGCCTTTCGAGTCGACAGGTTCACACTGACCAGATCGCCTGGACGCAGCATCCACTGGGGACCGGCGTCAAACACCAAGGTGCAACCGTCCCATTGATCCCTGTCTTCGTTGGGAAATTCCAGGGCGCCGGCCAACAAACTGTCGGGCCCAGGCGGCGTTTCCACAAAGCGCACTTGGCGAAACACCCAGTTGCCCAAGTAAGGGATCCGCAGCGGCAACATTTCGACTTCGCGACGCTGCAGTTTGACGATGTCCGGAATCGATTGGCCTTTGACCGCATTGGTCATCAGGTACACAAAGTGTTGTCCATCAACGGTTTCGATCGCCTGTTCTTCGACCAGATGAGTCCCCGGTTCGACCCCGATGATCGAATTCACGTCCAGCGGCCAAACGTCTTGTGTGCGGGCGACGTGTTTGCCTTGAATTCCCTTCGGCAGCGGATCGCGGTATTGCGAGTTCAAGACCAACAGCGTGACCGTGAACGTCCGTGTGGCCGGGTCCGCACTGGGATCGATGACATACACCAGACCG
Coding sequences within:
- a CDS encoding efflux RND transporter permease subunit, which encodes MNLSALSVKYRPIVFSLIILMMVWGTITFFTMPRREDPEFTIRVCVVTTSWAGAPAEKVEELVTDKLEEKIVSLEEVETLRSTSKTGQSIIFVELNDDIHPSDIQNVWDKVRARVEQAEMPEDSVEPVVNDEFGDTAVLLLAIHQKPLDGDADILPENRYTPRQLEQFAELIEDELRLLPGVAKVDKFGIQKEAVYIQTDLGNWAQQSLTTSRLKRLASERNIIKPGGQLSTDDGFFTVKPGGEFDAIDEIRQIGSVVRSDKDGDEANSVTLSNLGLTVQRSYEDPPAYLCRFGNRDYATTAVTVAVTMQSGSNIIDICQRSLQRVDELTEIEQRLPPDVMATAISNQAINVESKISDVIVNVIEAILIVVLVVYLVVGARTSLVMAANIPVVVITSVAMISMMYVQLEQISLAAIIISLGLLVDNAVQVCDQARSNQIAGLPPFRAAVEGANTLAIPMLVGTLTTMAAFIPMLYALKGGAREYVYSLPVTVATTLGISWLMAMTFCVVLAGLFIRAPKNHAPASPPIRWYMLLRNRLPETLRRLFPQPSTAGESTIQRLYGRSLKFALRYKWSTLIFTLMASMTVFMLPVSSEFFPEAARDQFAVEIELPETATIWQTDAITREVEDVIRRLSPASPDQQIGEQRERLSVMRTLVGGGGSRWNLTWEPEPQNRSYAEILVQTTNWQYTADFVEEVRIACHQGRPDLGIEPIVGARVVPRKLALGPPADPLTFRIIGNGFADPAMLRNISNRVKAMVRQQPETWNVHDSWGTNGYQIQVDVDRDRATLAGVTNAQIAETLNSYYSGLKLTTFREGDHQVPIYFRLRPEGRQSVRGLQESFVEGDAGKVPLESLADFRFSWQPERIERRNMNRTIEVSSRVLPGVPGNDIVLRVWHSDAMKTLMNELPAGYRIEPGGAYEESIESGGQMIQSFGWSFVLIVFCLVFQYNGWAKPSMVLCTLPMALVGAYLGLALTNNTLGFMPQLGILALCGIVLNTAIIYIEFADILIREHFASSSKPDAEQKIDHDVFHQCLIDAGKQRMLPIFLTTATTVGGLLPLAISGGPLWVGLAWCMISGLILTTFLTLYVLPALYAVLVETFGIRPVPVESTELDTVATSALPQPS